A single Agrococcus sp. ARC_14 DNA region contains:
- a CDS encoding 4-hydroxyphenylacetate 3-hydroxylase N-terminal domain-containing protein translates to MTQAQGGAYDGKPQTGRPQAGRPQTGSEYLASLDDGRVVIHDGERVDRVAEHPAFAGVAATIAELFDTLHAPDTDVPLVPTEDDAGLTHPFWVLPQTRDDLRLQRDAIRAWQRRTHGWVGRTPEFMACVVTSMAAHAPFFGRFEQNVRDMLARDQRDVTHYAQALVNPPVDRDLPPDEVGDVFLHVVRETDEGVVIRGAKAVVTGAATAQRLLVSHFGGEVQTADFAIAASVPVATEGIRIYTRGTPARADQPLANRFGEHDALVVFDDVLVAWEDVFIRDPETMLAFNTGAVGWNVRLVFQATTRLEAKLERIAGLAVRATEIMGSSELRGVQAALGELIAYRDTVAALRDAMIEQAVPSGDSIGPGPHAAMAFAAYGPDAYSRMRVNLQTMLASAFAHLPVPLDSLGSELVAPIEPLLRGSGGADARERLEIMGELWDAVGTGFGARHELYERSYFGPQERMHLGILGAAKATGRIDEWQSS, encoded by the coding sequence ATGACGCAGGCGCAGGGCGGGGCGTACGACGGCAAGCCCCAGACCGGTCGGCCCCAGGCCGGTCGACCACAGACCGGCAGCGAGTACCTCGCGAGCCTCGACGACGGCCGCGTCGTCATCCACGACGGAGAGCGCGTCGATCGGGTGGCCGAGCATCCGGCGTTCGCTGGGGTCGCCGCGACGATCGCAGAGCTCTTCGACACGCTGCACGCGCCCGACACCGACGTGCCGCTCGTGCCCACCGAGGACGACGCCGGTCTCACGCATCCGTTCTGGGTGCTGCCGCAGACCCGCGATGACCTGCGGCTGCAGCGCGACGCGATCCGCGCCTGGCAGCGCAGGACGCACGGCTGGGTGGGACGCACGCCGGAGTTCATGGCGTGCGTCGTGACCTCGATGGCCGCGCACGCGCCGTTCTTCGGCCGCTTCGAGCAGAACGTGCGCGACATGCTGGCGCGCGATCAGCGCGACGTCACGCACTACGCGCAGGCGCTCGTCAACCCGCCCGTCGACCGCGACCTGCCGCCGGATGAGGTGGGGGATGTGTTCCTGCACGTCGTGCGCGAGACCGACGAGGGCGTCGTGATCCGCGGCGCGAAGGCGGTCGTGACGGGTGCTGCGACGGCGCAGCGACTGCTCGTCTCGCACTTCGGCGGCGAGGTGCAGACGGCCGACTTCGCGATCGCGGCCTCCGTGCCCGTGGCGACCGAAGGCATCCGGATCTACACGCGCGGCACGCCGGCGCGTGCAGACCAGCCGCTCGCGAACCGCTTCGGCGAGCACGACGCGCTGGTGGTCTTCGACGACGTGCTGGTGGCGTGGGAGGACGTGTTCATCCGCGACCCCGAGACGATGCTGGCGTTCAACACGGGCGCCGTCGGCTGGAACGTGCGGCTCGTCTTCCAGGCGACGACGCGGCTCGAGGCGAAGCTCGAACGCATCGCAGGGCTCGCGGTGCGGGCCACCGAGATCATGGGCTCGAGCGAGCTGCGCGGCGTGCAGGCGGCGCTGGGCGAGCTGATCGCCTACCGCGACACGGTCGCCGCGCTGCGCGACGCGATGATCGAGCAGGCGGTGCCCTCGGGCGACTCGATCGGGCCCGGACCGCACGCGGCCATGGCGTTCGCGGCCTACGGGCCAGACGCCTACAGCCGGATGCGCGTGAACCTGCAGACGATGCTCGCCTCGGCGTTCGCGCACCTGCCGGTGCCGCTCGACTCGCTCGGCAGCGAGCTCGTCGCGCCGATCGAGCCGCTGCTGCGCGGCTCGGGCGGGGCGGATGCACGGGAGCGGCTCGAGATCATGGGCGAGCTGTGGGATGCGGTCGGCACGGGCTTCGGCGCGCGGCACGAGCTGTACGAGCGCAGCTACTTCGGCCCGCAGGAGCGCATGCACCTGGGCATCCTGGGAGCCGCGAAGGCGACAGGCCGCATCGACGAGTGGCAGTCCTCGTAG
- a CDS encoding PKD domain-containing protein codes for MIARPLPRLTALAAVTAVALALGLAMPSAASAAPPAAAALVTPADGSTTASVTPTLSVTASDPDGGSLEVTFEGRERGATVPGDSDADPFTVVVVPDTQNYSDGREALLEEQLRWVRDSRDELDTAFVIQVGDLVGDWFIPRQWGNVSDAFGILDDASVPNTVVPGNHDFDYATGDVGPYNEWFGPARYADASWNTETTRYGGYLGQDQFGPDGIDRGNADSYALFTAGGRDFLVLNLEWEAPGYALEWADRVLDAHPDRTVIMATHSFLTVNGTRLTTPQRPGGTSPSQLWNDFVRTHCQIRLVVAGHENQGDLGEANRTDDNACGQPVHQILSDYQARANGGDGWLRTYAFDPAANTMTAETYSPTLDQHETDANSAFTLPFELSTQQPAPFEPIATRTVASGATASAPWTGLEHETDYEWRAVVRDGTASTPSATWSLRTPPVPVNAIAADSFTRTASNAWGTADVGGAWAVTGGSAAFSVSGGRGIVALAPSHTREARLSGVSARDVVVDVRVSADVASAGGTASATVSARLVGSSSYALSVRFQPGGVLQTYLLRNGAALAGTTGTWSPGQVFTARLSLTGASPTQLAAKVWPSAGAEPVAWQMTATDSTAGLQTAGIVTLKSALSSSSSVPTTRLSYDDLRVVAPGAPPANLPPTAQFSTGGSQLTVTTDGRGSSDSDGTIAGYAWQFGDGSTATGATASRTYAEAGTYTVRLTVTDDDGATATTTRSVTATAPPPQNTPPTAVIATPSIEGRAVSVSGAGSSDGDGTIAGYAWQFGDGGTATGATATHTYTADGSYTVRLTVTDDDGATTTATRSVTVTGPPTTGGEVIAADAFQRTVSGGWGPADTGGAWTVTGGSAAFSVSDGAGVVALRPSDTREARLLGVSTTDADITVRISSETAAAGGTASATVVGRLVGTAVYSARLRLEPGGVMRLYLLRDQALLGSHLLPGTYIPGEGVMLRLSVSGTSPTTLAAKIWRASGAEPAGWQLQATDSTAALQSAGALTLHSYISGGSTVATTRLRYDDYRVITG; via the coding sequence GTGATCGCTCGACCGCTTCCCCGCCTGACGGCGCTCGCCGCCGTGACCGCCGTCGCCCTCGCCCTCGGCCTGGCGATGCCGAGCGCCGCATCGGCAGCGCCGCCTGCCGCCGCCGCGCTCGTGACGCCCGCCGACGGCAGCACCACCGCATCCGTCACCCCCACGCTCAGCGTCACGGCCTCGGACCCCGATGGCGGCAGCCTCGAGGTGACCTTCGAGGGCCGCGAGCGCGGCGCGACCGTGCCGGGCGACTCGGATGCCGACCCGTTCACGGTCGTGGTCGTGCCCGACACGCAGAACTACAGCGACGGGCGGGAGGCGCTGCTGGAGGAGCAGCTGCGGTGGGTGCGTGACAGCCGCGACGAGCTCGACACGGCCTTCGTCATCCAGGTCGGCGACCTGGTCGGCGACTGGTTCATCCCGCGCCAGTGGGGCAACGTGTCGGATGCGTTCGGGATCCTCGACGACGCGAGCGTGCCGAACACGGTGGTGCCCGGCAACCACGACTTCGACTACGCCACGGGCGATGTCGGCCCCTACAACGAGTGGTTCGGGCCCGCGCGCTATGCGGACGCATCCTGGAACACGGAGACCACCCGCTACGGCGGCTACCTGGGGCAGGACCAGTTCGGGCCGGACGGCATCGACCGCGGCAACGCCGACAGCTATGCGCTCTTCACCGCCGGCGGGCGCGACTTCCTGGTGCTGAACCTCGAGTGGGAGGCACCCGGCTACGCGCTCGAGTGGGCCGACCGCGTGCTCGATGCCCACCCCGACCGCACGGTCATCATGGCGACTCACAGCTTCCTGACGGTCAACGGCACGAGGCTCACGACGCCCCAGCGGCCGGGCGGCACCTCGCCCTCGCAGCTCTGGAACGACTTCGTGCGCACCCACTGCCAGATCCGCCTGGTGGTCGCCGGGCACGAGAACCAGGGCGATCTCGGCGAGGCGAACCGCACCGACGACAACGCCTGCGGCCAGCCCGTGCACCAGATCCTCTCCGACTACCAGGCGCGGGCGAACGGCGGCGACGGCTGGCTGCGCACCTACGCCTTCGACCCGGCCGCGAACACGATGACCGCCGAGACCTACTCGCCGACCCTCGACCAGCACGAGACGGATGCGAACTCGGCCTTCACCCTGCCCTTCGAGCTCTCGACGCAGCAGCCGGCACCCTTCGAGCCGATCGCGACCCGCACGGTCGCCTCCGGCGCGACGGCGTCGGCACCCTGGACGGGCCTCGAGCACGAGACCGACTACGAGTGGCGCGCCGTCGTGCGCGACGGCACCGCGAGCACGCCTTCTGCCACCTGGTCGCTGCGCACGCCGCCCGTGCCGGTGAACGCCATCGCGGCGGACAGCTTCACCCGCACCGCCTCGAACGCGTGGGGCACCGCGGATGTCGGCGGTGCGTGGGCGGTCACCGGCGGCAGCGCGGCCTTCTCCGTCAGCGGCGGGCGGGGCATCGTCGCGCTGGCGCCCTCGCACACGCGCGAGGCACGGCTGAGCGGGGTCTCGGCGAGGGACGTCGTCGTCGACGTTCGGGTGAGCGCCGACGTGGCCTCGGCCGGCGGCACCGCGAGCGCCACGGTCTCGGCGCGACTCGTCGGCAGCTCGAGCTATGCCCTGAGCGTGCGCTTCCAGCCGGGCGGCGTGCTGCAGACCTACCTGCTGCGCAACGGCGCGGCGCTGGCCGGCACGACCGGCACGTGGTCGCCGGGGCAGGTCTTCACCGCCAGGCTGTCGCTCACGGGCGCCAGCCCCACGCAGCTGGCGGCGAAGGTCTGGCCCAGCGCGGGCGCCGAGCCGGTCGCCTGGCAGATGACCGCCACCGACAGCACGGCCGGCCTGCAGACCGCCGGCATCGTGACGCTCAAGTCGGCGCTCAGCTCCTCCTCGTCGGTGCCGACCACGAGGCTCTCCTACGACGACCTCCGGGTCGTCGCGCCCGGGGCGCCCCCGGCCAACCTGCCGCCGACCGCGCAGTTCAGCACCGGCGGCTCGCAGCTGACCGTCACGACCGACGGGCGGGGCTCGAGCGACAGCGACGGCACCATCGCCGGCTACGCCTGGCAGTTCGGCGACGGCAGCACGGCGACGGGCGCCACGGCCTCGCGCACCTACGCCGAGGCCGGCACCTACACGGTGCGACTCACGGTCACCGACGACGACGGCGCGACCGCGACCACCACGCGCAGCGTGACGGCCACGGCTCCCCCGCCGCAGAACACGCCTCCGACGGCGGTGATCGCGACCCCGAGCATCGAGGGCAGAGCGGTCTCGGTGAGCGGCGCCGGCTCGAGCGACGGCGACGGCACCATCGCCGGCTACGCCTGGCAGTTCGGCGACGGCGGCACCGCGACGGGCGCGACGGCGACGCACACCTACACGGCGGATGGGTCGTACACGGTGCGCCTGACGGTCACCGACGACGACGGGGCGACCACGACGGCCACGCGCAGCGTCACCGTCACCGGGCCTCCCACGACCGGCGGCGAGGTGATCGCGGCCGACGCCTTCCAGCGCACGGTCAGCGGCGGCTGGGGTCCGGCCGACACCGGCGGAGCATGGACGGTCACCGGCGGCTCGGCAGCGTTCTCGGTGAGCGACGGCGCGGGCGTAGTGGCGCTGCGACCGAGCGACACGCGCGAGGCCAGGCTGCTGGGTGTGTCGACGACCGACGCCGACATCACCGTGCGGATCAGCTCGGAGACCGCCGCAGCCGGCGGCACCGCGAGCGCCACCGTCGTCGGCCGGCTGGTCGGCACCGCGGTCTACTCGGCCAGGCTGCGGCTCGAGCCGGGCGGCGTGATGCGGCTGTACCTGCTGCGCGACCAGGCGCTGCTCGGCAGCCACCTGCTGCCCGGCACGTACATCCCCGGCGAGGGCGTCATGCTGCGGCTGAGCGTCAGCGGCACCTCGCCGACGACGCTCGCGGCGAAGATCTGGCGTGCGAGCGGCGCAGAGCCTGCGGGGTGGCAGCTGCAGGCGACGGACTCGACCGCTGCGCTGCAGTCGGCCGGCGCCCTCACGCTCCACTCCTACATCTCCGGGGGCTCGACGGTGGCGACGACCCGGCTGCGCTACGACGACTACCGCGTGATCACCGGCTGA
- a CDS encoding MFS transporter, translated as MSGLDQSERFPWRRIAGAAYVPTAAFAIGEGAVIPYIPLIAGDLGATLAVAAIVAAMLTVGQLAGDVPGGSVVARFGERPTMIGAGLLVLVSLALAFFSTTVWMLGAAIFVLGLGHAVFALARHAFMTTYVPLRFRARALSTLGGIFRMGMFVGPLIGSAVLGLGFGVSSVWIICAIGTIVAIVVLIVLPDPSSVFERTPPTTGVLELRSERTGIWQVVRRSARVLATVGVGAAMLALARQARNVLLPLWAISIGLDAVTTGLVIGIAGGVDFALFFVSGWVMDRFGRLWSVVPSLALMAASFVMLALSHDLDAATAWFVAAALVMALGNGLGSGILMTLGADLADPRHPAPFLGAWRLTTDTGGAVAPLLISLLISIASIGWAAGGLAALCLVGAGMLLRWLPRKPRS; from the coding sequence GTGAGCGGACTCGACCAGTCGGAGCGGTTCCCCTGGCGCAGGATCGCCGGGGCCGCCTACGTGCCGACTGCGGCGTTCGCGATCGGCGAGGGCGCGGTCATCCCCTACATCCCGCTCATCGCCGGCGATCTGGGCGCGACGCTCGCGGTGGCTGCCATCGTCGCGGCGATGCTCACGGTCGGTCAGCTCGCGGGCGACGTGCCTGGCGGCTCGGTGGTCGCGCGCTTCGGCGAGCGGCCCACGATGATCGGTGCCGGCCTGCTGGTGCTGGTGTCGCTCGCGCTGGCGTTCTTCTCGACCACCGTGTGGATGCTCGGGGCGGCGATCTTCGTGCTCGGCCTCGGCCACGCCGTGTTCGCGCTCGCGCGGCACGCGTTCATGACGACGTATGTGCCGCTGCGGTTCAGGGCGCGGGCGCTCTCGACCCTCGGCGGCATCTTCCGGATGGGCATGTTCGTCGGGCCGCTGATCGGCTCGGCCGTGCTGGGGCTCGGCTTCGGCGTCAGCTCGGTGTGGATCATCTGCGCGATCGGCACGATCGTGGCGATCGTGGTGCTCATCGTGCTGCCGGATCCGTCATCGGTGTTCGAGCGCACGCCGCCGACGACGGGCGTGCTCGAGCTGCGCTCCGAGCGCACCGGCATCTGGCAGGTCGTGCGGCGCAGCGCGCGCGTGCTGGCGACCGTCGGCGTCGGTGCGGCGATGCTCGCCCTCGCACGGCAGGCCCGCAACGTGCTGCTGCCGCTGTGGGCGATCTCGATCGGGCTCGACGCCGTCACGACAGGGCTCGTGATCGGCATCGCTGGCGGCGTCGACTTCGCGCTGTTCTTCGTCTCGGGCTGGGTGATGGATCGCTTCGGCAGGCTCTGGAGCGTCGTGCCGTCGCTCGCGCTCATGGCCGCCTCGTTCGTGATGCTCGCCCTCTCGCACGACCTCGACGCCGCGACCGCCTGGTTCGTCGCGGCGGCGCTCGTGATGGCGCTCGGCAACGGGCTGGGCTCCGGCATCCTCATGACGCTCGGCGCCGATCTGGCCGACCCCAGGCATCCGGCGCCGTTCCTCGGCGCATGGCGCCTGACGACCGACACCGGGGGCGCCGTCGCGCCGCTGCTCATCTCGCTGCTCATCTCGATCGCATCGATCGGATGGGCTGCCGGCGGCCTGGCGGCACTGTGCCTGGTGGGCGCGGGGATGCTGCTGCGCTGGCTGCCGCGCAAGCCCCGCAGCTAG
- the ftsX gene encoding permease-like cell division protein FtsX → MRLQLIAQEVWNGLRRNLSVVVSVVLVTFISLSFVGAAILLQMQINQMKGFWYDRAQVGIYFCGPVDATETCTQTAATGEQVQAVRDVLETGAIAPYVSHVEFEDRELAYQNFMEQFGGTTSAEFASPETMNEALWVQPATPQDAVLIQEATSALPGVLEVRDQQALLEPIFQVLNTASLAAIGIAVLMLVAAVLLISTTIRLSAFSRKRELGIMRLVGASNRFIQTPFIIEGVVAALLGAVLAAASVIAVVHFFLQGYVAPMLQTIAIVTIDDALVVAPVLVGVGVLFAGVAAAVAIRRYLKI, encoded by the coding sequence GTGAGGCTCCAGCTGATCGCGCAGGAGGTCTGGAACGGTCTGCGCCGCAACCTCTCGGTCGTCGTCTCGGTCGTGCTCGTCACGTTCATCTCGCTCTCATTCGTGGGCGCGGCGATCCTGCTGCAGATGCAGATCAACCAGATGAAGGGCTTCTGGTACGACCGCGCGCAGGTGGGCATCTACTTCTGCGGCCCGGTCGACGCGACCGAGACGTGCACGCAGACCGCGGCCACCGGCGAGCAGGTGCAGGCGGTGCGGGATGTGCTGGAGACCGGCGCGATCGCGCCCTACGTGAGTCACGTGGAGTTCGAGGATCGCGAGCTGGCGTATCAGAACTTCATGGAGCAGTTCGGCGGCACCACGAGCGCCGAGTTCGCCAGCCCCGAGACGATGAATGAGGCCCTCTGGGTGCAGCCTGCGACGCCACAGGATGCGGTGCTCATCCAGGAGGCGACCTCGGCGCTGCCCGGGGTGCTGGAGGTGCGCGACCAACAGGCGCTGCTCGAACCGATCTTCCAGGTGCTCAACACCGCGAGCCTTGCCGCGATCGGCATCGCTGTGCTCATGCTCGTCGCTGCGGTGCTGCTGATCTCCACCACCATCAGGCTGTCGGCGTTCTCGCGCAAGAGAGAGCTCGGCATCATGCGTCTGGTGGGCGCCTCGAATCGATTCATCCAGACGCCGTTCATCATCGAGGGCGTGGTCGCGGCGCTGCTCGGTGCGGTGCTGGCGGCAGCCTCGGTGATCGCGGTCGTGCACTTCTTCCTGCAGGGCTACGTGGCGCCGATGCTGCAGACGATCGCGATCGTGACGATCGACGACGCCCTGGTGGTGGCTCCCGTGCTCGTCGGCGTCGGCGTGCTGTTCGCGGGCGTCGCGGCGGCCGTGGCGATCCGCAGGTACCTGAAGATCTGA
- the smpB gene encoding SsrA-binding protein SmpB, producing the protein MPREQGHKVVAQNRKARHDYTIEDRVEAGLVLTGTEVKSLRAGRASLVDGYAFVDGGEAWLDAVHIPTYGQGTWTNHPPRRKRKLLLHREEIEKLAAKVSQGGYTLVPLSLYFSDGRAKVELAVAKGKREYDKRHALRERQDKREADRAMRTRNRMGD; encoded by the coding sequence ATGCCGCGCGAACAGGGCCACAAGGTCGTGGCGCAGAACCGCAAGGCGCGCCACGACTACACGATCGAGGATCGCGTCGAGGCGGGCCTCGTGCTCACGGGCACCGAGGTGAAGTCGCTGCGCGCTGGCAGGGCATCGCTCGTCGACGGCTACGCCTTCGTCGACGGTGGCGAGGCGTGGCTCGACGCCGTGCACATCCCGACGTACGGCCAGGGCACCTGGACGAACCATCCGCCGCGCCGCAAGCGCAAGCTGCTGCTGCACCGCGAGGAGATCGAGAAGCTCGCCGCGAAGGTGTCGCAGGGCGGCTACACGCTCGTGCCGCTGTCGCTCTACTTCTCTGACGGCCGCGCCAAGGTCGAGCTCGCGGTCGCGAAGGGCAAGCGCGAGTACGACAAGCGCCACGCGCTGCGCGAGCGGCAGGACAAGCGCGAGGCCGACCGCGCGATGCGCACGCGCAACCGCATGGGGGACTAG
- the prfB gene encoding peptide chain release factor 2 — translation MADLDIAGDIAELRSTFFDIKSVLDAERLRADIERLSEAAGAPDLWDDPDAAQKVTSELSHAQADLKRITETEARIDDLEVLVQMANEEGDEATQLEAKKELKGLKKIISELEVRTLLDGEFDALPAVVTIRAGAGGVDASDFSEMLLRMYLRYAEQHGMPVTVHETSYAEEAGIKSASFEIDAPYAFGNMSVEAGTHRLVRMSPFGAGGKRQTSFAAVEVVPLFEQVDEIEVPENDIRVDVFRSSGPGGQSVNTTDSAVRITHIPTGVVVSMQNEKSQIQNRAAAMRVLQSRLMLLKREEEAARKKDLAGNIAASWGDQMRSYVLAPYQMVKDLRTLHEVNNPDAVFNGDLDGFIAAGIRWRKREQQVSDD, via the coding sequence ATGGCCGATCTCGACATCGCCGGCGACATCGCCGAGCTGCGCTCCACATTCTTCGACATCAAGTCGGTGCTCGACGCCGAGCGTCTGCGGGCCGACATCGAGCGGCTGTCAGAGGCGGCAGGCGCCCCCGATCTCTGGGACGACCCAGATGCGGCCCAGAAGGTCACGAGCGAGCTGAGCCACGCGCAGGCCGACCTCAAGCGCATCACCGAGACCGAGGCGCGCATCGACGACCTCGAGGTGCTCGTGCAGATGGCGAACGAGGAGGGCGACGAGGCGACGCAGCTCGAGGCCAAGAAGGAGCTCAAGGGTCTGAAGAAGATCATCTCCGAGCTCGAGGTCCGCACGCTGCTCGACGGCGAGTTCGACGCGCTGCCCGCCGTCGTCACGATCCGCGCAGGCGCCGGCGGTGTGGACGCATCCGACTTCTCCGAGATGCTGCTGCGCATGTACCTGCGGTACGCCGAGCAGCACGGCATGCCCGTCACCGTGCATGAGACGAGCTATGCGGAGGAGGCGGGCATCAAGTCGGCGTCGTTCGAGATCGACGCGCCCTACGCCTTCGGCAACATGTCGGTCGAGGCGGGCACCCACCGCCTCGTGCGCATGAGCCCCTTCGGCGCCGGCGGCAAGCGCCAGACCTCCTTCGCCGCGGTCGAGGTCGTGCCGCTGTTCGAGCAGGTCGACGAGATCGAGGTGCCCGAGAACGACATCCGGGTCGACGTCTTCCGCTCATCCGGCCCCGGCGGTCAGAGCGTCAACACGACCGACTCTGCGGTGCGCATCACGCACATCCCCACGGGTGTCGTGGTGTCGATGCAGAACGAGAAGAGCCAGATCCAGAACCGCGCAGCCGCGATGCGTGTGCTGCAGAGCCGCCTGATGCTGCTCAAGCGCGAGGAAGAGGCAGCCCGCAAGAAGGATCTCGCCGGCAACATCGCCGCGAGCTGGGGCGACCAGATGCGCTCCTACGTGCTCGCGCCCTACCAGATGGTCAAGGATCTGCGCACGCTGCACGAGGTGAACAACCCCGATGCCGTGTTCAACGGCGACCTCGACGGCTTCATCGCCGCGGGCATCCGGTGGCGCAAGCGCGAGCAGCAGGTCTCCGACGACTAG
- a CDS encoding pilus assembly protein TadG-related protein: MTRLLRRLRREEDGSTLLLTIGFAALALALIIAVTAATSLLIERRRLFSVADGAALAAAEAFALEQVRFDGTDATPQLADAAVDRAAADWASRAGGDLTEVRVDGAAADARSATVSVSSAWHPPVVSLLLPEGIRLDVTSTARAVFVD; the protein is encoded by the coding sequence GTGACGCGGCTGCTGCGCCGTCTCCGGCGGGAGGAGGACGGCTCGACACTGCTGCTGACGATCGGCTTCGCTGCCCTCGCTCTCGCGCTCATCATCGCTGTCACTGCCGCGACCAGCCTGCTCATCGAGCGCCGGCGGCTCTTCAGCGTCGCCGACGGCGCTGCGCTCGCGGCGGCGGAGGCGTTCGCGCTCGAACAGGTGCGCTTCGACGGCACCGATGCCACGCCGCAGCTCGCCGACGCGGCCGTCGACCGCGCGGCCGCAGACTGGGCGAGCCGCGCCGGCGGCGATCTCACCGAGGTGCGCGTCGACGGCGCAGCCGCCGATGCCCGCAGCGCGACCGTCTCGGTCTCGAGCGCGTGGCACCCGCCGGTGGTCTCTCTCCTGCTGCCGGAGGGCATCCGTCTCGACGTCACCTCGACGGCGAGGGCGGTGTTCGTCGACTGA
- the ftsE gene encoding cell division ATP-binding protein FtsE codes for MIRFDEVSKTYSRKARPALEGISLEILKGEFVFLVGASGSGKSTLIRMVLREENPSTGEVHVLGQRLKALPSRRVPFFRRNLGVVFQDFRLLNNKTVYENVAFTLQVIGKSRGFISEAVPDVLKIVGLAGKASRLPHELSGGEQQRVAIARAVVNRPPILLADEPTGNLDPSTSAGIMALLARINEGGTTVVMATHEASIVDELQKRVVELDAGVIMRDEAHGSYKRQLADLEDTFEDEEEIA; via the coding sequence ATGATCCGCTTCGACGAGGTCTCGAAGACCTACTCCCGCAAGGCCCGCCCCGCCCTCGAGGGCATCTCCTTGGAGATCCTCAAGGGCGAGTTCGTGTTCCTCGTCGGCGCCTCCGGCTCCGGCAAGTCCACGCTCATCCGCATGGTGCTCCGCGAGGAGAACCCCTCCACCGGCGAGGTGCACGTGCTCGGCCAGCGCCTCAAGGCGCTGCCCAGCCGCCGCGTGCCCTTCTTCCGCCGCAACCTCGGCGTCGTCTTCCAGGACTTCCGCCTGCTCAACAACAAGACGGTCTACGAGAACGTCGCGTTCACGCTGCAGGTGATCGGCAAGAGCCGAGGCTTCATCTCGGAGGCGGTGCCCGACGTGCTCAAGATCGTCGGCCTCGCCGGCAAGGCGAGCCGCCTGCCGCACGAGCTCTCCGGCGGTGAGCAGCAGCGCGTCGCGATCGCGCGCGCCGTCGTCAACCGCCCGCCGATCCTGCTGGCCGACGAGCCCACCGGCAACCTCGACCCATCCACCAGTGCCGGCATCATGGCGCTGCTCGCCCGCATCAACGAGGGCGGCACGACGGTCGTGATGGCCACGCACGAAGCCTCCATCGTCGATGAGCTGCAGAAGCGCGTGGTCGAGCTCGACGCCGGCGTCATCATGCGCGACGAGGCGCACGGCAGTTACAAGCGCCAGCTGGCCGACCTCGAGGACACCTTCGAGGACGAGGAGGAGATCGCGTGA
- a CDS encoding TadE/TadG family type IV pilus assembly protein: MRLADERGSAVAEFTMVAALLVVLVLSVMQLALALHVRATVADAAAEGARHASLVGADASAGVTRTRALITTAIGPQYAQQVSASTATVAGLDTIEIRVAAPLPVFGLIGPTALEVTGHAPVESLG, encoded by the coding sequence ATGCGGCTGGCCGACGAGCGAGGCTCGGCGGTCGCCGAGTTCACGATGGTGGCTGCGCTGCTCGTCGTGCTCGTGCTCTCGGTCATGCAGCTGGCGCTCGCGCTGCATGTGCGCGCCACGGTCGCCGACGCGGCCGCAGAGGGCGCCAGGCACGCCTCGCTCGTGGGCGCGGATGCGTCTGCCGGCGTCACCCGCACCCGCGCGCTGATCACCACGGCGATCGGCCCGCAGTATGCGCAGCAGGTGTCGGCATCGACGGCGACGGTCGCCGGGCTCGACACGATCGAGATCCGGGTCGCGGCGCCGCTTCCGGTCTTCGGGCTCATCGGCCCGACCGCGCTGGAGGTGACCGGGCATGCGCCGGTCGAGTCGTTGGGCTGA